The following proteins are encoded in a genomic region of Pirellulales bacterium:
- a CDS encoding SMP-30/gluconolactonase/LRE family protein, whose amino-acid sequence MSDPPVTMQVDSRHSGQRRPPSRVRRMFVAVVLIVALVAVYLALSPSPIDALPYDPPPRPAMTGVLAPNDKLRAADALAAGHLIGPEDVEPDGKGGVYTGLEDGRIVRIDASGKVEEFVNTGGRPLGLRFDAQGKLIVADGVKGLLEIAPNKEIKVLTTKANGQPLGFTDDLDVARDGTIYFSDASTKFGVGEYLYDMLEARPHGRLVSHDRATGETKILLDGLYFANGVALSPEEDFVLVNETYRYRISRYWLKGPQAGRSEIWIDNLPGFPDNLSSNGHGKYWVALFTERNDTLDRLSPRPRIKNIMAKLPKFLWPAPAPYGFVIAVDEQGKIFESLQDPGGQNLKEITSAAERDGYLYLGSLSNDRVGRYRLP is encoded by the coding sequence GTGTCCGATCCGCCCGTCACAATGCAAGTTGATTCACGGCATAGCGGGCAGCGCCGCCCACCAAGCCGCGTGCGTCGGATGTTCGTTGCCGTAGTGCTGATCGTGGCGCTAGTGGCCGTCTATCTGGCGCTTTCGCCCTCCCCAATCGACGCGCTGCCCTACGATCCTCCCCCCAGGCCGGCCATGACCGGAGTGCTTGCGCCGAACGACAAGTTGCGCGCGGCAGACGCGCTTGCCGCCGGACATCTCATCGGGCCAGAAGATGTTGAGCCGGATGGCAAGGGTGGTGTTTACACGGGCCTTGAAGATGGCCGGATTGTTCGCATCGACGCCAGTGGCAAGGTCGAGGAATTCGTGAATACCGGGGGGCGGCCGCTTGGCCTGCGGTTCGACGCGCAAGGCAAATTGATTGTCGCCGACGGCGTTAAGGGACTCTTGGAAATTGCTCCGAACAAAGAGATCAAGGTGCTAACAACCAAGGCAAATGGTCAGCCGCTCGGCTTCACCGATGATCTGGATGTGGCCCGGGATGGCACGATTTACTTCTCCGACGCCAGCACCAAGTTTGGCGTGGGAGAATATCTCTACGACATGCTCGAAGCGCGCCCGCATGGTCGGCTGGTTTCGCACGATCGCGCGACTGGCGAAACCAAAATCTTGCTCGACGGCCTCTATTTCGCGAATGGTGTCGCCTTGTCGCCCGAGGAAGACTTCGTGCTGGTGAACGAAACCTATCGCTATCGAATCTCCCGCTATTGGCTCAAGGGGCCGCAAGCTGGACGTTCGGAGATATGGATCGACAATCTACCGGGATTCCCGGACAACCTATCGAGCAATGGACACGGTAAGTATTGGGTCGCGCTTTTTACCGAGCGCAACGACACGCTCGATCGGCTGTCGCCGCGGCCACGGATCAAGAACATCATGGCCAAACTGCCCAAATTCTTATGGCCGGCGCCCGCGCCCTATGGGTTCGTCATCGCGGTGGACGAGCAGGGGAAGATTTTTGAGAGCCTGCAAGACCCGGGTGGACAGAACTTGAAAGAAATCACATCGGCGGCCGAGCGCGATGGGTATTTGTATCTGGGGAGCCTCTCCAACGACCGGGTCGGACGCTACCGATTGCCATAG
- a CDS encoding alpha/beta fold hydrolase, which produces MANFVFQFTAAIAITLIANCALGAETAEAEGGTPAPRITRADLGRSYLRLEQVYFSNLPDEAEHIAGINKVFDKSTLAFFGGNFAGTLRVIDQLSAELLAGPSPELLAAMALHADFDPPVLTLDSDRKPQLNLRMLYDPETRSATSVRLTMQGLFNASLDINAENRLSNSSFDLSTLRDRLQPGIYELKANTKECEIVVARWIVVDRSLDEIRQDNEERLAKLHASTPAIEAAIAACKDRNELLTNSPSTEKSAQFNTDLNALASDVAIEIGTLEKGADPYRLRAGDYWRTVRSGDRSIPLRVFAPDKCQEVACPLIVALHGAGADENMFFQGYGAGRIKQLAEQHGAIVVTPSTYAMASNGDHFDALLTALAHDYDIDSRRVYVLGHSMGGGVAANLAATKSNQIARACCLAGYRVPKSEKMSPTLIIAAELDGVVAAAGLEKSAQKSVDIGLPVELRVMPNYGHTLMVGVALPEAIDWLFQSDATP; this is translated from the coding sequence ATGGCCAACTTCGTCTTTCAATTCACCGCAGCAATCGCCATTACCCTGATTGCCAACTGCGCATTGGGGGCCGAAACCGCAGAGGCCGAAGGCGGGACGCCGGCGCCGAGAATCACCCGCGCCGACCTGGGCAGGTCGTACCTCCGCCTGGAACAGGTCTATTTTTCCAATCTGCCCGACGAAGCTGAGCATATCGCCGGCATCAACAAGGTCTTTGACAAATCGACGCTCGCGTTCTTTGGCGGCAACTTCGCCGGCACTCTACGCGTCATCGATCAATTGTCCGCGGAGCTACTGGCGGGCCCGTCGCCCGAATTGTTGGCGGCCATGGCGTTACACGCCGATTTCGATCCCCCAGTACTGACACTGGACAGCGATCGCAAACCGCAGTTGAACCTGCGCATGCTCTATGATCCAGAAACCAGGTCGGCGACATCAGTTCGACTCACAATGCAGGGACTCTTCAATGCGTCCCTTGATATCAATGCGGAAAATCGACTTTCGAACAGCAGCTTTGATCTCTCCACGTTGCGCGATCGGCTGCAGCCGGGAATCTACGAACTCAAGGCCAACACCAAGGAATGCGAGATCGTCGTCGCGCGCTGGATCGTGGTCGATCGATCCCTCGATGAGATCCGGCAGGACAATGAGGAGCGGTTGGCGAAGTTGCACGCGTCGACGCCCGCCATCGAAGCGGCGATTGCCGCCTGTAAAGACCGCAACGAACTGCTGACCAATAGCCCGTCGACTGAAAAATCGGCCCAGTTCAACACCGACTTAAACGCGCTGGCCAGCGACGTTGCCATCGAGATTGGTACCCTGGAAAAAGGCGCCGACCCGTACCGACTGCGCGCTGGAGACTATTGGCGGACAGTGCGTTCGGGCGACCGGTCGATTCCGCTGCGAGTATTCGCGCCTGACAAGTGCCAGGAGGTTGCCTGCCCGTTGATCGTGGCGCTGCACGGCGCGGGCGCGGACGAAAATATGTTCTTTCAAGGATACGGCGCCGGACGTATCAAGCAATTGGCTGAACAGCACGGCGCGATTGTCGTCACGCCTTCGACCTATGCCATGGCGTCCAATGGCGACCACTTCGATGCCCTGCTGACTGCGCTCGCGCACGATTACGACATCGACTCGCGGCGAGTTTATGTGCTGGGACACTCCATGGGAGGCGGAGTGGCCGCAAACCTGGCCGCCACCAAGTCGAACCAGATTGCCCGCGCTTGTTGTCTGGCGGGCTATCGCGTTCCCAAATCGGAGAAAATGTCGCCCACGTTGATTATTGCCGCCGAACTTGACGGAGTGGTGGCAGCCGCGGGACTTGAAAAGAGCGCCCAGAAATCGGTCGATATCGGCCTACCCGTGGAACTGCGCGTGATGCCAAACTACGGCCACACACTAATGGTGGGAGTCGCGCTGCCTGAAGCGATCGATTGGCTTTTCCAGTCAGATGCGACACCGTAA
- a CDS encoding sulfite exporter TauE/SafE family protein encodes MNWDYLFCCLAALLAGAINSVAGGGTLLTFPALFAALGYSPDASVIANATSTTALAPASAASAWGYRHDLRGMWRWVLVLLAPSLIGGLIGSALVIQFPSAFRTLVPWLILTAAALFAIQPAISRWLGIGHDAGLTTTRRVVGVAIGQFFIAIYGGYFGAGIGILMLSGLALMGLADIHAMNGLKNLLAVAINGMSVAVFVFSGKVHWPLAVTMAAASIAGGYGSARIARRLNRNLVRSLVVGIGLTLAAYYFYRQLTIDDGVPPNRPAGEHAAATN; translated from the coding sequence ATGAATTGGGACTACCTGTTTTGTTGTCTGGCGGCGCTCTTGGCCGGGGCCATCAATTCCGTGGCCGGCGGCGGCACACTGCTCACATTTCCCGCTCTATTCGCCGCTTTGGGCTATTCGCCAGACGCCTCTGTCATCGCCAACGCCACCAGCACCACGGCGCTGGCGCCGGCGTCGGCGGCTTCGGCCTGGGGCTACCGTCATGACTTGAGAGGCATGTGGCGATGGGTGCTGGTGCTCTTGGCACCCAGCTTAATTGGCGGCCTGATTGGGTCGGCGCTGGTCATTCAATTTCCCAGCGCCTTCCGAACGCTCGTGCCATGGCTGATATTGACGGCGGCGGCGCTGTTTGCGATTCAGCCTGCGATCTCGCGCTGGCTGGGCATCGGCCACGATGCGGGGCTAACCACAACGCGCCGCGTGGTTGGAGTGGCCATTGGCCAGTTCTTTATTGCCATCTACGGCGGCTATTTTGGCGCGGGCATTGGCATACTCATGCTAAGCGGGTTGGCGCTCATGGGGCTGGCCGATATTCATGCCATGAACGGCCTCAAGAACCTATTGGCAGTCGCCATCAATGGCATGTCGGTGGCCGTTTTTGTTTTTTCAGGCAAGGTGCATTGGCCGCTCGCGGTCACCATGGCCGCCGCTTCAATAGCAGGCGGCTATGGCAGCGCTCGAATTGCCCGCCGCCTTAATCGAAACCTGGTTCGCAGCTTGGTCGTCGGCATCGGTTTGACGTTGGCCGCCTATTACTTCTATCGTCAGCTCACGATCGACGACGGCGTACCGCCCAACCGACCTGCCGGCGAGCACGCCGCGGCGACCAACTGA
- the solA gene encoding N-methyl-L-tryptophan oxidase: MTQFDVIVVGMGGVGSATLYQLARRGVKALAIDPFPIAHDRGSSHGQTRIIRQAYFEHPDYVPLVLAAYRGWAELEARRRRKLLHQVGLLQVGPPAGEVIAGVLASARRHRLPIEEVAPEAIAARWPGLAAPDRSHLGVFEPAAGYLEVENCVRAYVEEALMLGAAALTGESVLSWHATTDQVRVVTESSRFTASRLIITAGAWAGQLLTDLRIPLTVLRKPLFWYRPQGSQYEAQRGCPCFLYETAAGEFYGVPSLEPWGVKIAEHTGGERVDDPLLVDRDLRATDQQRVDAFVREHLSHLQGQPAHHAVCLYTVSPDRHFVIDRHPEHGNVCYAAGLSGHGFKFAPALGQALADLALDGATELPIGFLGAERFRSVSKFADRAATQ, translated from the coding sequence ATGACCCAGTTCGATGTGATCGTGGTCGGCATGGGGGGCGTCGGCAGCGCCACGCTGTATCAACTTGCGCGGCGGGGCGTCAAGGCGCTGGCAATCGATCCTTTTCCCATCGCCCATGATCGTGGTAGTTCGCATGGTCAAACCCGCATCATCCGGCAGGCCTATTTCGAGCACCCCGATTATGTGCCGCTCGTGCTGGCGGCCTATCGGGGCTGGGCCGAGCTCGAAGCGCGGCGCCGCCGCAAGTTGTTGCATCAGGTTGGGTTATTGCAAGTCGGGCCGCCAGCGGGGGAGGTGATTGCCGGCGTGCTGGCTAGCGCTCGCCGCCACCGGCTGCCAATCGAGGAGGTTGCGCCCGAGGCAATTGCGGCGCGATGGCCCGGACTGGCGGCGCCCGACCGATCTCATCTGGGCGTCTTCGAACCGGCGGCCGGGTATTTGGAGGTGGAGAACTGCGTGCGGGCCTACGTCGAGGAAGCGCTAATGCTCGGCGCCGCGGCCCTGACCGGCGAATCGGTGCTTTCGTGGCATGCAACTACAGATCAAGTTCGTGTGGTTACGGAGTCGTCGCGATTCACCGCCTCGCGTTTGATCATTACAGCGGGCGCCTGGGCGGGGCAGTTGCTTACCGATCTGCGCATCCCTCTCACCGTATTGCGAAAGCCACTGTTTTGGTATCGTCCGCAGGGCTCGCAATACGAGGCCCAACGCGGCTGTCCTTGCTTCTTATACGAAACGGCCGCTGGTGAATTCTACGGAGTTCCGAGTTTGGAGCCGTGGGGAGTCAAGATTGCCGAACACACCGGCGGCGAGCGAGTGGATGATCCTCTGTTGGTCGATCGCGATCTGCGCGCGACTGACCAACAGCGAGTCGACGCCTTTGTGCGCGAGCATCTGTCCCACCTGCAAGGCCAACCAGCGCATCATGCGGTTTGCCTTTACACCGTTTCGCCCGATCGGCATTTTGTGATCGACCGACATCCCGAGCACGGAAATGTGTGTTACGCGGCCGGACTCTCGGGACATGGATTCAAGTTCGCGCCGGCGCTCGGCCAAGCGCTGGCCGATCTGGCATTGGATGGCGCCACCGAATTGCCGATCGGATTTCTAGGCGCAGAGCGATTTCGCTCGGTGTCGAAGTTTGCAGATCGAGCCGCGACACAATGA